In Mytilus galloprovincialis chromosome 1, xbMytGall1.hap1.1, whole genome shotgun sequence, the following are encoded in one genomic region:
- the LOC143061942 gene encoding uncharacterized protein LOC143061942, with protein MNKRASHHSKKIILSLLIVSFLSWKFLPNLNRSGQTLHHVIKTSNYIGYDNRHTLKQVLTTSGNTSDNSRHILNQDSTSSGNTSGNTSGNNRHTLNQVITSTGNTSENTSGNSRHTLNQVLTSSVYKRYDSRPHMVMGILSVPQNNIFREASRNTWIKTLNKLKNYLPFRITYKFLLDEATKNTLEENNIHQDILFLNITDRGRAFKFGKKLYTWIKYIHQRYPDVLLGAKLDDDAYLCVPQIFERLNNVKSNNLYYGLKHGTGKKVSISVRIDEYFVVFGKTLITRISNRSYCPSKNCSNGTLIDTNNGGTSLGAWLAEYTDIDFQSDNGRMIQHFPWLNRKSIKSNLCEKKVVIHKISIDGMLKLQNYNENNTLASKVSSIVSVTGISFTGKVVNNTFASKISSIGSVTGISFTGKVVRTLPATLEQNNMELAYHDSFTLCDNWAVVTTIFPPTKAIHFISKLSDWCLVIVADVITPPQDNFVKNITEGNQKKIKYLSVKEQQMLYPMLSSVIPFRHFGRKNIGYIYAIQHKAKVIWDFDDDNEGIVDLSDFKSAKYSTNCREMDINLFNPYPYFVQPRIRVWPRGFPLQSIKDQNTFPEVCEIDKPINIGVIQSLANGQADVDAIYRFTHDFPFNFTAERYIVLPKNKYAPFNAQATMWFPQAFMYMALPLSVNGRVSDIWRSYIADFFFHKTGLSLVFTKPYVNHQRTAHKIIADFNGELSLYEKSLQFVDLLSNSSFNSMKEVYESLYQRNFIDDKDLRFIIAWTKTFLYITQKN; from the coding sequence ATGAATAAACGTGCAAGTCATCATTCAAAGAAGATAATTTTGTCCTTATTAATTGTCAGTTTTTTGTCATGGAAGTTTTTACCAAACTTAAACAGATCAGGACAAACACTTCACCACGTTATAAAAACAAGTAATTACATAGGATATGACAATCGACACACACTAAAACAGGTTTTAACAACCAGTGGAAACACAAGTGATAACAGTCGACACATACTAAACCAGGATTCAACATCAAGTGGTAACACAAGTGGAAACACAAGTGGTAACAATCGACACACACTAAACCAGGTTATAACATCAACTGGTAACACAAGTGAAAACACAAGTGGTAACAGTCGACACACACTAAACCAGGTTTTAACATCAAGTGTTTACAAAAGATATGATAGTCGTCCTCACATGGTTATGGGAATACTTAGTGTCCCACAAAATAACATTTTTAGAGAAGCCTCAAGAAACACGTGGATTAAAACCCTGAATAAACTAAAAAATTACCTCCCGTTCCGAATAACGTATAAATTTCTACTTGATGAGGCAACCAAAAACACATTAGAggaaaacaatattcatcaagaTATCCTGTTTTTAAATATAACGGATAGAGGGCGGGCTTTTAAATTTGGCAAAAAATTGTATACGTGGATTAAATATATTCATCAACGTTATCCAGATGTTTTACTTGGTGCGAAATTAGACGATGATGCTTATTTGTGTGTGCCTCAGATATTTGAAAGGTTAAACAATGTCAAATCTAATAATTTGTATTACGGCTTGAAGCATGGCACTGGCAAGAAAGTTTCGATATCAGTAAGAATAGATgagtattttgttgtttttggaaaaACTCTAATTACAAGAATATCAAATAGGAGTTACTGTCCTAGCAAAAACTGCTCGAATGGTACGCTGATCGACACAAATAATGGAGGTACGTCACTTGGCGCGTGGCTCGCCGAATATACAGACATCGACTTCCAAAGTGACAATGGAAGAATGATTCAACATTTTCCGTGGCTAAATAGGAAATCAATAAAGTCAAATCTTTGCGAGAAAAAAGTAGTCATTCATAAAATTTCCATTGACGGAATGCTTAAGTTacaaaattataatgaaaataatacattaGCTTCAAAAGTCTCTAGTATTGTTTCTGTTACCGGAATAAGTTTTACCGGGAAAGTGGTAAATAATACATTTGCTTCAAAAATCTCCAGTATTGGTTCTGTTACAGGAATAAGTTTTACCGGGAAAGTGGTAAGAACTCTTCCCGCTACTTTAGAACAGAACAACATGGAATTAGCATATCACGATAGTTTTACTCTCTGTGATAATTGGGCAGTGGTTACAACAATATTTCCTCCGACAAAAGCCATTCATTTCATTTCAAAGTTGTCCGATTGGTGTCTTGTTATTGTGGCTGACGTCATAACGCCACCACAAGAtaactttgtaaaaaatattaccgaaggaaatcaaaagaaaatcaaatatctTTCTGTGAAAGAACAACAAATGTTATACCCTATGCTTTCAAGCGTTATTCCCTTCAGACATTTTGGACGAAAAAACATAGGATATATATATGCTATTCAACATAAAGCCAAAGTCATATGGGATTTCGACGACGATAACGAAGGGATAGTCGACTTGAGCGATTTTAAATCTGCAAAATATTCAACAAACTGTAGAGAGATGGATATCAATCTTTTCAACCCCTATCCGTATTTTGTTCAACCGCGTATTCGTGTTTGGCCGAGAGGATTTCCATTGCAGAGCATAAAAGACCAGAACACATTCCCAGAAGTCTGTGAAATAGACAAACCAATCAACATTGGTGTTATACAGTCATTAGCTAATGGCCAAGCAGATGTTGACGCTATATACCGCTTCACACATGACTTCCCTTTCAATTTCACTGCTGAGAGATACATTGTTTTACCAAAGAACAAATATGCACCTTTCAATGCCCAGGCAACGATGTGGTTTCCACAAGCATTTATGTACATGGCATTGCCTTTAAGTGTGAATGGTCGGGTAAGTGATATATGGAGAAGTTATATAGCAGACTTCTTTTTTCACAAGACTGGACTGTCTTTGGTGTTTACCAAACCTTATGTTAACCACCAAAGAACTGCCCATAAAATTATTGCTGACTTTAATGGAGAGTTAAGTTTATACGAAAAGAGCCTTCAGTTTGTCGACTTGCTATCAAACAGTAGTTTTAACAGTATGAAAGAGGTATATGAAAGTCTGTACCAGAGGAACTTTATTGATGATAAAGATTTAAGATTCATTATTGCATGGACAAAAACCTTTCTATATATCACACAAAAGAATTAA
- the LOC143066681 gene encoding universal stress protein in QAH/OAS sulfhydrylase 3'region-like, with the protein MAAGRVVVVAVDGSVHSDNALKYYIDRVQIPGDKLLLVNVPEEYNFTDASPGVIHELLEKMKEKASEVEKTYTDRLKDISVDFQFRLVYGHPGEQIVKVAEEEKASLVMVGSRGHGWLRRTILGSVSNYVIHHTSIPVLLCKNMEPLESLNQEN; encoded by the exons ATGGCAGCAGGGAGAGTTGTTGTGGTAGCTGTAGATGGAAGCGTCCATTCGGACAACGCACTTAAAT ATTACATTGATCGCGTGCAGATACCTGGTGATAAACTTCTGCTGGTGAATGTTCCAGAGGAATATAACTTTACTGATGCCA GTCCAGGCGTTATACATGAATtattagaaaaaatgaaagaaaaggcTAGTGAAGTAGAGAAGACATATACAGACAGACTTAAAGATATCAGT GTTGATTTCCAGTTTAGATTAGTATACGGACACCCAGGTGAACAAATAGTTAAAGTAGCCGAAGAAGAAAAGGCGTCGTTAGTTATGGTAGGAAGTAGAGGTCACGGCTGGTTACGACGAACAATACTGGGTAGCGTTAGTAATTATGTTATTCATCATACCTCTATTCCTGTGCTTCTCTGTAAAAATATGGAGCCATTGGAGTCATTAAACCAAGAAAATTAA
- the LOC143066666 gene encoding uncharacterized protein LOC143066666, with protein MKVDDIINIRSVLEVRPSTGTTSMIYSETIPVFVPSFNVTHTSPEKIRMREQTSFNADITLPLFGVNNAYAKLYMPYNDNEAKITIADFAVSGISGVGIGATDILNSRLNSGITKFSRSMTSEEDTATITFPTLNITDADNDVIMLTLLCQGILQDFMGYSDGQNMEMDIGFKLNEDFIWIGSTNVSIDDDTDAMDQRPLLLAELTEIHRSIHHGTINCKMKLSIIHDDKSLGTAYNITVIMYLPTTVTFVSSTRHVHYYDVVKRAHQFEEDQTVRFELPRISFPHSSRIIFNVTMDTKTALYLNSDNTGITYEVLYSGWRTEEVFSVSLQYFELMIDNIKDESTELITGMKCSCPGDSDDKTCACCSENACQCGQQNPYNCVPCDSLYRCAETIKGYYQLSTLQGMNGTTYHCDDRTKLRPPRVFASCMARFSSGTEKVLSPLVSVLLGLDYDNTILYGLSNNGQGYVFSSDLGTSWMSCSRAVYISALYNENFLNATLN; from the exons ATGAAAGTTGACg ATATTATAAACATACGTAGTGTATTGGAAGTAAGACCATCCACTGGCACAACATCGATGATATATTCTGAAACCATTCCAGTTTTTGTTCCAAGTTTTAACGTAACTCATACGTCCCCAGAAAAGATCAGGATGAGGGAACAAACGTCATTCAATGCAGACATAACTCTTCCCCTATTTGGTGTCAACAACGCCTATGCTAAACTCTATATGCCGTATAATGATAACG AAGCCAAAATTACTATTGCTGACTTTGCAGTATCTGGTATATCCGGAGTTGGTATTGGTGCAACCGATATTCTCAATTCACGACTTAATTCCGGGATAACTAAGTTTTCCCGGAGTATGACGTCAGAGGAAGATACTGCGACTATCACATTTCCTACGCTCAATATTACAGACGCTGATAACGATGTTATAATGCTGACGCTGTTATGTCAGGGTATATTACAGGATTTTATGG GATACTCTGATGGACAGAACATGGAGATGGATATTGGGTTTAAACTGAATGAGGATTTTATATGGATAGGTAGTACCAATGTAAGTATAGATGATGATACTGATGCTATGGATCAACGACCACTTCTATTGGCGGAACTAACAGAGATTCACAGATCTATACATCATGGGAC gataaattgtaaaatgaaaCTGTCGATAATTCATGACGACAAATCATTAGGAACAGCCTATAACATAACCGTGATCATGTACTTACCAACCACAGTGACATTTGTGTCATCAACAAGACATGTACACTACTATGACGTTGTTAAACGTGCACACCAGTTTGAAGAAGATCAGACAGTGCgttttgag ttaCCTAGAATATCATTTCCACATTCATCACGTATAATCTTCAATGTTACTATGGATACAAAGACAGCACTGTACCTTAACTCAGACAACACAGGTATTACGTATGAAGTATTGTATTCAGGTTGGAGAACGGAAGAGGTATTTAGCGTTTCTCTGCAGTACTTTGAACTGATGATTGACAATATCAAAG ATGAGAGTACAGAGTTAATTACAGGAATGAAGTGTTCTTGTCCTGGAGACAGTGATGATAAAACATGTGCTTGTTGTAGCGAAAATGCTTGTCAATGTGGACAACAGAATCCCTACAATTGTGTACCGTGTGACTCTCTGTATCGGTGTGCAGAAACCATAAAAG GATACTATCAATTATCAACACTACAAGGCATGAATGGAACTACATACCATTGCGATGATAGAACAAAACTAAG GCCACCAAGAGTATTTGCCTCATGTATGGCAAGATTTTCTTCTGGAACAGAAAAAG TACTGTCTCCGTTGGTGTCCGTATTACTTGGACTTGATTATGACAACACAATTTTGTATGGACTGTCAAACAACGGTCAAGGTTATGTTTTCAGTTCCGATCTTGGCACTAGTTGGATGTCATGTTCAAGAGCAGTTTATATTAGTGCTTTGTACAATGAAAACTTTCTAAACGCAACACTCAACTAG